A window of Exiguobacterium sp. Helios genomic DNA:
GATTTGGTTGAACGGGCTGAAGACCATCAAGAAAAAAACGGTCATGCGTTGTGGGGGACTGGCGGTCGATCCGCAGTACCGGCGTCTTGGAATTGCCAAAGCCTTGTATGAAGCACAGCTGAGTTATGCCAAATCTTTGAATATCGATTGCTTGATGCTTGAAGTCATTCAAGGAAATGAGCCGGCGATTACCTTATACGAGAGTTTCGGTTATCAAACTGTCAGTGAACTCGGTTATTTTCATAAAGAAGAACAGGGACAGGTTGAACCGCTTGTTGAAATTGATCAAGTGGCTTTTGAACGGCGGTACATACAGCAGGACGAATACATTTGGCAACAGGATCCGGGCGTTATGAAACTGGCGAAAGCCCTTTACTACGAACTCGATGGTGCCTTTATTGCCGCAGTCAATGAATCAATTTTTGCCATTTTGACAGATGAGGAAGAAGTTGCCCGGGTCGCGACCGAAGCAACACGCCGATTGGCAGGTGAACACTATCATCTGCAATCAACGAATCAGCAGGTGTGGGAAGAATTACTCAAAGCCGGTTGGAAACAACGGGACCTCAAACAATTCATCATGCAAAAACCAATCAGTGTCTAAACAAACGGGATCTACAGAACGGCCATTGAGGCGACTCTGTAGATCCCGTCTTTTGTTACATCCATAAGCTGATCATGACGATGGCGGCAAAGATCACGAATAAGATACCTGTGCCACCAAGCATGACCAACATGATTTTGTTCATCATAAAACATCCTCAAATCTGTAGAAAACTACGTTTTTGTATGACTGAGCCTTAAAAATAGAAAACCAAAATCAACCTACGTTCGTATACTCCA
This region includes:
- a CDS encoding GNAT family N-acetyltransferase, whose protein sequence is MIHIKQAPDTETAYLVMKEGFSDYMIPLGLSPEVFQERILERDGNQLEHSFIAYHGERPVAIWLNGLKTIKKKTVMRCGGLAVDPQYRRLGIAKALYEAQLSYAKSLNIDCLMLEVIQGNEPAITLYESFGYQTVSELGYFHKEEQGQVEPLVEIDQVAFERRYIQQDEYIWQQDPGVMKLAKALYYELDGAFIAAVNESIFAILTDEEEVARVATEATRRLAGEHYHLQSTNQQVWEELLKAGWKQRDLKQFIMQKPISV